A single genomic interval of Oryza sativa Japonica Group chromosome 7, ASM3414082v1 harbors:
- the LOC4343327 gene encoding uncharacterized protein: protein MSMSLFPGMDLTKMDAPTLTLLGAACCVMLSMHFTVQLVSQHLFYWKNPKEQKAILIIVLMAPLYAINSFVGLLDIKGSKTFFTFLDAVKECYEALAIAKFMALMYSYLNISISKNIVPDEIKGRVLHHSFPVSLFLPRNVRLEHKTLKLLKYWTWQFVVVRPICAILMITLQLLGLYPSWVSWTFTIILNFSVSMALYALVIFYHLFAKELAPHKPLAKFLCIKGIVFFSFWQGFALEVLAAVGIIQSHHFWLDVEHIQEAIQNVLVIIEMVFFSVLQQYAYHVAPYSGADRAKFEKKNE, encoded by the exons ATGTCGATGTCACTGTTCCCTGGGATGGATCTTACGAAAATGGATGCTCCTACTCTTACCCTCCTTGGAGCAGCCTGCTGTGTAATGCTATCGATGCATTTTACAGTACAGTTGGTGTCGCAGCATCTTTTCTATTGGAAGAATCCCAAGGAGCAGAAGGCTATACTTATTATCGTTCTCATGGCTCCCTTATATGCTATAAATTCCTTTGTTGGTCTTCTGGATATCAAGGGAAGCAAAACATTTTTCACTTTCTTGGATGCTGTCAAAGAATGCTACGAGGCACTG GCTATTGCTAAGTTTATGGCACTGATGTACAGCTATTTGAATATATCTATTAGTAAGAACATAGTTCCTGATGAGATCAAAGGGAGGGTGCTTCATCATTCCTTCCCTGTTTCCCTTTTCCTG CCCCGCAATGTTCGATTGGAGCATAAAACACTGAAGCTTCTGAAGTACTGGACCTGGCAATTTGTTGTTGTTAGGCCCATATGCGCCATTCTAATGATTACTCTTCAGCTTCTTGGTCTGTACCCCAGTTGGGTCAGCTGGACATTCACAATCATACTGAACTTTTCAGTCTCCATGGCATTATACGCACTGGTTATTTTCTACCACTTGTTTGCAAAAGAGCTGGCACCTCACAAACCTCTTGCAAAATTCTTATGCATCAAAGGGATtgtcttcttctctttctgGCAG GGTTTTGCATTAGAGGTTTTAGCTGCCGTAGGGATCATTCAGTCCCACCATTTCTGGTTGGACGTGGAGCACATCCAGGAGGCAATCCAGAATGTCTTGGTGATCATCGAAATGGTCTTCTTCTCCGTTCTCCAACAATATGCTTACCATGTTGCTCCATACAGCGGGGCTGACAGGGCGAAATTCGAGAAGAAGAATGAATGA